One Aphidius gifuensis isolate YNYX2018 linkage group LG3, ASM1490517v1, whole genome shotgun sequence DNA window includes the following coding sequences:
- the LOC122851390 gene encoding balbiani ring protein 3-like isoform X1 has product MRTNTRYLNISKKTVLCKMKIQFKIIIVLLSISAVFAGSAEESECATPEPKKVCTGGPNDGWTNCGSACPLTCEKPVAGVCTKQCILNTCQCQNGTVRASDGQCIKASDCSWYEKKINCTENEKCTAKCTGGVYDKCTLCGTACPLTCDKPKVDVCTLQCKVNVCECQSGTVRDTKTGQCVKPDQCPPPKVNCTGGPYDEYTNCGSSCPLTCDKPKRVDVCLAVCVPNTCECKSPYIRDTKSGQCVKPDQCPPPKANCTGGPYDEYTDCGSLCPPTCDKPEGGICAAVCVPNTCKCKSPYIRDTKTGQCVKPDQCPPPKANCTGGPHDKYTNCGSPCPPSCDKPQGGICAAVCVENTCQCESPYIRDTKSGQCVKPDQCPHSPECSTKCKGGPHDHCKSCGTKCPATCKTPYPQSCVEVCVKDVCQCDDGWVRNLDGKCIKLDQCPTNTNTTEPCETSTTTKAPTDSGW; this is encoded by the exons ATGAGGACAAACACTCGTTACTTGAATATTTCAAAGAAAACTGTGTTGTGTAAAATGAagattcaatttaaaattattattgtattgttgagCATATCTGCTG tTTTTGCTGGTTCTGCCGAAGAGTCAGAGTGTGCAACACCAG AACCGAAAAAGGTATGTACGGGAGGTCCAAATGATGGATGGACAAATTGTGGTTCAGCATGTCCATTGACTTGTGAAAAACCAGTAGCAGGAGTTTGCACAAAg caatgtatattaaatacatgtcAATGTCAAAATGGGACAGTTCGTGCAAGCGATGGACAATGTATCAAAGCCAGTGATTGTTCatggtatgaaaaaaaaataaattgtacagaaaatgaaaaatgtacaGCAAAATGTACAGGAGGTGTTTATGATAAATGCACTCTTTGTGGAACAGCATGTCCGTTAACATGTGATAAGCCAAAAGTAGATGTTTGCACTTTG caATGCAAGGTCAATGTATGTGAATGTCAATCTGGTACTGTTCGTGATACAAAAACTGGACAGTGCGTTAAACCTGACCAATGTCCTCCACCAAAAGTTAATTGTACCGGTGGTCCATATGATGAATACACAAATTGTGGTTCTTCATGTCCCTTGACTTGTGACAAACCTAAACGTGTAGATGTTTGTCTAGct GTTTGTGTTCCAAATACCTGTGAATGTAAATCTCCATACATTCGTGATACAAAATCTGGACAGTGCGTTAAACCTGATCAATGTCCTCCACCAAAAGCTAATTGTACTGGTGGTCCATATGATGAATACACAGATTGTGGTTCTCTATGTCCTCCAACTTGTGACAAACCTGAAGGAGGTATCTGTGCAGct gTTTGTGTTCCAAATACTTGTAAATGTAAATCTCCATATATTCGTGATACAAAAACTGGACAGTGTGTTAAACCTGATCAATGTCCTCCACCAAAAGCTAATTGTACCGGTGGTCCACATGATAAATACACAAATTGTGGTTCTCCATGTCCCCCAAGTTGTGACAAACCTCAAGGAGGTATCTGTGCAGct gTTTGTGTCGAAAATACTTGTCAATGTGAATCCCCATATATTCGTGATACAAAATCTGGACAGTGCGTGAAACCTGATCAATGTCCTCATAGCCCTGAATGTTCAACAAAATGCAAAGGTGGTCCACATGATCACTGTAAAAGTTGTGGTACCAAGTGTCCAGCAACTTGCAAAACTCCTTATCCACAATCTTGTGTAGAg gtATGTGTTAAAGATGTTTGTCAATGTGATGATGGCTGGGTACGTAATTTGGATGGTAAATGCATCAAGCTCGATCAATGtccaacaaatacaaatactaCTGAGCCTTGTGAAACCAGTACAACCACAAAGGCACCAACTGATAGTGGCTGGTAA
- the LOC122851390 gene encoding balbiani ring protein 3-like isoform X2, which translates to MRTNTRYLNISKKTVLCKMKIQFKIIIVLLSISAVFAGSAEESECATPEPKKVCTGGPNDGWTNCGSACPLTCEKPVAGVCTKQCILNTCQCQNGTVRASDGQCIKASDCSWYEKKINCTENEKCTAKCTGGVYDKCTLCGTACPLTCDKPKVDVCTLQCKVNVCECQSGTVRDTKTGQCVKPDQCPPPKVNCTGGPYDEYTNCGSSCPLTCDKPKRVDVCLAVCVPNTCECKSPYIRDTKSGQCVKPDQCPPPKANCTGGPYDEYTDCGSLCPPTCDKPEGGICAAVCVENTCQCESPYIRDTKSGQCVKPDQCPHSPECSTKCKGGPHDHCKSCGTKCPATCKTPYPQSCVEVCVKDVCQCDDGWVRNLDGKCIKLDQCPTNTNTTEPCETSTTTKAPTDSGW; encoded by the exons ATGAGGACAAACACTCGTTACTTGAATATTTCAAAGAAAACTGTGTTGTGTAAAATGAagattcaatttaaaattattattgtattgttgagCATATCTGCTG tTTTTGCTGGTTCTGCCGAAGAGTCAGAGTGTGCAACACCAG AACCGAAAAAGGTATGTACGGGAGGTCCAAATGATGGATGGACAAATTGTGGTTCAGCATGTCCATTGACTTGTGAAAAACCAGTAGCAGGAGTTTGCACAAAg caatgtatattaaatacatgtcAATGTCAAAATGGGACAGTTCGTGCAAGCGATGGACAATGTATCAAAGCCAGTGATTGTTCatggtatgaaaaaaaaataaattgtacagaaaatgaaaaatgtacaGCAAAATGTACAGGAGGTGTTTATGATAAATGCACTCTTTGTGGAACAGCATGTCCGTTAACATGTGATAAGCCAAAAGTAGATGTTTGCACTTTG caATGCAAGGTCAATGTATGTGAATGTCAATCTGGTACTGTTCGTGATACAAAAACTGGACAGTGCGTTAAACCTGACCAATGTCCTCCACCAAAAGTTAATTGTACCGGTGGTCCATATGATGAATACACAAATTGTGGTTCTTCATGTCCCTTGACTTGTGACAAACCTAAACGTGTAGATGTTTGTCTAGct GTTTGTGTTCCAAATACCTGTGAATGTAAATCTCCATACATTCGTGATACAAAATCTGGACAGTGCGTTAAACCTGATCAATGTCCTCCACCAAAAGCTAATTGTACTGGTGGTCCATATGATGAATACACAGATTGTGGTTCTCTATGTCCTCCAACTTGTGACAAACCTGAAGGAGGTATCTGTGCAGct gTTTGTGTCGAAAATACTTGTCAATGTGAATCCCCATATATTCGTGATACAAAATCTGGACAGTGCGTGAAACCTGATCAATGTCCTCATAGCCCTGAATGTTCAACAAAATGCAAAGGTGGTCCACATGATCACTGTAAAAGTTGTGGTACCAAGTGTCCAGCAACTTGCAAAACTCCTTATCCACAATCTTGTGTAGAg gtATGTGTTAAAGATGTTTGTCAATGTGATGATGGCTGGGTACGTAATTTGGATGGTAAATGCATCAAGCTCGATCAATGtccaacaaatacaaatactaCTGAGCCTTGTGAAACCAGTACAACCACAAAGGCACCAACTGATAGTGGCTGGTAA